One region of Flavobacterium pisciphilum genomic DNA includes:
- a CDS encoding deoxyhypusine synthase family protein, with product MKGPISQFIEKHYLHFNSASLVDAAKAYEQQLANGAKMMVSMAGAMSTAEIGKIFAEIIRQDKVQIISCTGANLEEDIMNLVAHSHYERVPNYRDLTPQDEWELLERGLNRVTDTCIPEHEAFRRLQKHIYKIWKDADDKGERYFPHEFMYKMLLSGVLEEYYEIDLKDSWMYAAAEKNLPIIVPGWEDSTMGNIFASYVIKGDLKASTMKSGIEYMVFLSDWYPKNSTNGIGFFQIGGGIAGDFPICVVPMLYQDMEMHDVPFWSYFCQISDSTTSYGSYSGAVPNEKITWGKLDIKTPKFIIESDATIVAPLIFAYLLDL from the coding sequence ATGAAAGGACCAATTAGTCAGTTTATTGAGAAACATTATTTACACTTTAACTCTGCATCTCTAGTTGATGCTGCAAAAGCATACGAACAACAATTGGCTAACGGTGCCAAAATGATGGTAAGTATGGCTGGTGCAATGAGTACTGCCGAAATTGGAAAAATTTTTGCTGAAATAATTCGTCAGGATAAAGTTCAAATCATTTCTTGTACAGGAGCAAATCTTGAAGAAGATATCATGAACCTAGTAGCACACTCTCACTACGAGAGAGTACCAAACTACCGTGACTTAACTCCACAAGATGAGTGGGAATTATTAGAAAGAGGATTAAACAGAGTTACTGATACTTGTATTCCTGAGCATGAAGCATTCCGTCGTTTGCAAAAACATATTTACAAAATATGGAAAGATGCAGATGATAAAGGAGAGCGTTATTTCCCACATGAATTCATGTACAAAATGTTGCTTTCTGGAGTATTAGAAGAATATTACGAAATTGACTTAAAAGATAGCTGGATGTATGCTGCAGCAGAGAAAAATTTACCTATTATTGTACCAGGATGGGAAGATAGTACAATGGGGAATATTTTCGCTTCATACGTAATCAAAGGTGACTTAAAAGCATCTACGATGAAATCTGGAATCGAATACATGGTTTTCTTATCTGATTGGTACCCTAAAAATAGCACTAACGGAATTGGATTCTTCCAAATTGGTGGTGGTATTGCTGGAGATTTCCCAATTTGTGTGGTACCAATGTTATACCAAGATATGGAAATGCATGATGTTCCGTTTTGGAGCTATTTCTGCCAAATTTCAGATTCAACAACCAGTTATGGTTCATATTCTGGAGCTGTTCCTAATGAAAAAATTACTTGGGGTAAATTAGATATCAAAACTCCAAAATTCATCATTGAATCAGACGCTACCATTGTAGCACCACTAATTTTTGCATATTTATTAGATTTATAG
- a CDS encoding arginine decarboxylase, whose product MNTKYSDLINQTYYFPQEEFTLNKDNLHFHNIDLMKLVEKYGTPLKFTYLPQISNNINKAKSWFRKSMEKNKYEAKYYYCYCTKSSHFEFIMNEAFKNNIHIETSSAFDINIAENLLENGKINKNTYIICNGFKRDQYVTNIARLINNGHKNTIPIIDNYEELDLLQAEIKGKFKIGIRIAAEEEPKFEFYTSRLGIGYKNIVPFYKKEIKENKNLEVKMLHFFINTGINDNAYYWNELVKCIKVYVALKKECPSLDGLNIGGGFPIKNSLAFEYDYQYMIDEIINQIKIACDEAEVDVPNIFTEFGSFTVGESGGAIYQILYQKQQNDREKWNMIDSSFITTLPDTWAINKRFIMLAVNRWNDTYERVLLGGLTCDSDDYYNSEQNMNAIYLPKYNKEKPLYIGFFNTGAYQETIGGYGGLHHCLIPQPKHILIDRDENGFLATEVFSQEQTSDEVLKILGYSKKQ is encoded by the coding sequence ATGAATACAAAATATTCTGATTTAATAAATCAAACTTATTACTTTCCTCAAGAGGAATTCACTTTAAACAAAGATAACCTTCATTTCCACAACATCGATTTGATGAAATTGGTAGAGAAATATGGTACGCCATTAAAATTTACTTATTTACCTCAAATTTCTAACAACATCAACAAAGCAAAAAGTTGGTTTAGAAAATCGATGGAAAAGAATAAATACGAAGCAAAATACTATTACTGCTATTGTACTAAAAGTTCTCATTTTGAATTTATAATGAATGAAGCTTTCAAGAACAATATCCATATAGAAACTTCGTCTGCGTTTGATATTAATATTGCTGAGAATTTATTAGAGAATGGCAAGATTAACAAAAACACTTATATTATATGTAACGGTTTCAAAAGAGACCAATATGTTACAAATATTGCGAGACTTATAAATAATGGTCATAAAAACACCATTCCGATTATTGATAACTACGAAGAACTTGATTTGCTTCAAGCAGAAATCAAAGGAAAATTCAAAATCGGAATCCGAATTGCTGCTGAAGAAGAACCAAAATTTGAGTTCTATACTTCTAGATTAGGAATTGGATACAAAAACATTGTTCCTTTTTACAAAAAAGAGATCAAAGAAAATAAAAATTTAGAAGTGAAAATGTTACACTTCTTTATTAATACTGGTATCAACGACAATGCCTATTACTGGAATGAGTTGGTAAAATGTATTAAAGTATATGTAGCTTTAAAAAAGGAATGCCCTTCACTTGACGGTTTAAATATCGGTGGTGGATTCCCAATTAAAAATTCATTAGCTTTTGAGTACGATTACCAATACATGATTGACGAAATCATCAATCAAATTAAAATTGCTTGTGATGAGGCTGAAGTAGATGTTCCTAATATCTTTACTGAATTTGGTTCATTTACTGTAGGTGAAAGTGGAGGTGCTATCTATCAGATTTTGTACCAAAAACAACAAAATGACAGAGAAAAATGGAATATGATTGACTCGTCTTTCATTACTACTTTACCTGACACATGGGCAATCAACAAACGATTTATTATGCTAGCCGTAAACCGGTGGAATGATACTTACGAACGGGTTCTATTAGGCGGACTTACTTGTGATAGTGACGATTATTACAATTCTGAGCAAAATATGAATGCTATTTATTTACCTAAATACAATAAAGAAAAACCTTTATATATTGGTTTCTTCAATACAGGAGCATATCAAGAAACAATTGGAGGTTATGGAGGATTACACCACTGTCTGATTCCACAACCAAAACACATTTTAATTGATAGAGACGAGAATGGATTTTTGGCAACTGAGGTATTCTCTCAAGAGCAAACATCAGATGAAGTATTGAAGATATTAGGGTACAGTAAAAAACAATAA
- the aroB gene encoding 3-dehydroquinate synthase, with protein MQSILANNYPIHFNENAYEALNNHLKENKYSNLFIIVDTDTNEYCLPKFLPLLETDLTIEIIEFESGEINKNIETCIEIWKVLTELGADRKTLVINLGGGVVTDLGGFVASTFKRGVDFIHIPTTLLSMVDASVGGKNGVDLGNLKNQIGVINVPKMVLIDTQYLETLSQSEMRSGLAEMLKHGLIYDAAYWEQFLDLKAIDFTFLDALIYRSVEIKNEIVMQDPTEKHIRKALNFGHTLGHAIESYFLENENKKTLLHGEAIAIGMILESYISLHKNLLTKEEYSQIKSAIKSIYDDVIIEENDIEPILELLIHDKKNEYGTIQFALIEGIGKIKINQSVENELILDAFQDYKS; from the coding sequence ATGCAATCAATTCTCGCTAATAATTACCCTATTCATTTTAATGAAAATGCATACGAAGCTTTAAATAATCACTTGAAAGAAAACAAGTATTCTAATTTGTTTATCATTGTAGATACTGATACAAATGAGTATTGCTTGCCTAAGTTTCTACCTTTATTAGAAACTGATCTTACTATAGAAATTATTGAGTTTGAATCAGGTGAAATCAATAAAAATATTGAGACTTGCATTGAAATATGGAAAGTACTAACTGAACTTGGTGCCGACAGAAAAACATTGGTTATTAATCTTGGTGGTGGTGTTGTTACCGATTTAGGTGGTTTTGTAGCTTCTACATTTAAACGTGGAGTTGATTTTATCCACATACCAACAACCTTATTATCTATGGTTGATGCTTCTGTAGGGGGAAAAAATGGCGTTGACTTAGGTAATCTTAAAAATCAGATTGGTGTTATTAATGTTCCTAAAATGGTATTAATTGACACACAATACTTAGAAACTTTATCACAAAGCGAAATGCGTTCTGGTCTAGCCGAAATGCTAAAACATGGTTTAATTTATGATGCTGCCTATTGGGAGCAGTTTTTAGATCTAAAGGCGATAGACTTTACTTTCCTTGATGCATTGATATATCGTTCTGTGGAGATTAAAAACGAAATCGTAATGCAAGATCCGACTGAAAAGCACATTCGTAAGGCTTTAAACTTCGGACATACACTAGGACACGCAATCGAAAGTTACTTTTTGGAGAATGAAAATAAGAAAACATTACTGCATGGTGAAGCAATTGCTATTGGTATGATTCTAGAAAGTTATATCTCATTACACAAAAACTTACTTACTAAAGAGGAATACTCTCAAATAAAATCGGCTATAAAATCAATTTATGACGATGTGATTATTGAGGAAAATGATATTGAACCAATCTTAGAATTATTAATTCATGATAAGAAAAATGAGTATGGTACAATTCAGTTTGCATTGATAGAAGGAATCGGAAAAATCAAGATCAATCAATCGGTTGAAAATGAATTGATTCTTGATGCCTTTCAAGATTACAAATCTTAA
- a CDS encoding proline dehydrogenase family protein — protein sequence MEKIFNNTQVAFSLKSDTELERAYFLFKMIANQPLVRIGTAVTNFALKANLPVEKLIRATVFDHFCGGVNEDDCISVVDKMYTKGVCSVLDYSVEGKEEEEQFDAALKMTLKTIEFAKEREAIPFAVFKPTGLGRFELYEKLGEKQTLTPAEQTEWNRVVERFDIVCKEAYQNDVALLIDGEESWMQDAADDLVTEMMRKYNKEKAIIFNTLQMYRWDRLDYLKKLHEQAKTEGFFIGMKLVRGAYMEKENKRAEEKNYVSPICVSKEATDDNYDAAVLYMLDHLETMSIFAGTHNENSSYTLMELMQARGIKNNDHRIFFGQLYGMSDNISYNLAENGYNVAKYLPFGPVKDVMPYLIRRAEENTSVAGQTNRELTLLKTERKRRKG from the coding sequence ATGGAAAAAATATTTAATAATACACAAGTTGCATTTTCGTTAAAAAGTGATACTGAGCTTGAAAGAGCTTATTTTCTTTTTAAAATGATTGCTAATCAACCATTAGTTCGTATTGGAACTGCGGTTACTAACTTTGCTTTAAAAGCAAATTTACCTGTAGAAAAATTAATTCGTGCCACAGTTTTTGACCATTTTTGTGGTGGTGTAAATGAGGATGATTGTATTTCTGTTGTTGACAAAATGTACACTAAAGGTGTTTGTTCAGTATTAGATTATTCAGTAGAGGGAAAAGAAGAAGAGGAGCAATTTGATGCTGCTTTAAAAATGACATTAAAAACTATTGAGTTTGCAAAAGAACGTGAAGCTATTCCGTTTGCAGTTTTTAAACCAACAGGTTTAGGTCGTTTTGAATTGTATGAGAAGTTAGGAGAGAAACAAACATTGACTCCTGCAGAACAAACAGAATGGAATAGAGTAGTAGAGCGTTTTGATATAGTATGTAAGGAAGCGTATCAAAATGATGTTGCTTTACTTATTGATGGTGAAGAAAGTTGGATGCAGGATGCAGCTGATGATTTGGTTACCGAGATGATGCGTAAGTATAATAAAGAGAAAGCAATTATATTTAATACATTACAAATGTACCGTTGGGATCGTTTGGATTATTTGAAAAAATTGCATGAACAAGCTAAAACAGAAGGTTTTTTCATTGGAATGAAACTGGTTCGTGGTGCTTATATGGAAAAAGAAAACAAAAGAGCGGAAGAGAAAAATTATGTTTCTCCAATCTGTGTTTCTAAAGAAGCGACTGATGATAATTATGACGCAGCTGTTTTATATATGTTAGATCATTTAGAAACGATGTCTATTTTTGCTGGAACGCATAATGAAAATAGTTCTTATACTTTAATGGAACTGATGCAAGCAAGAGGAATAAAAAATAACGATCACCGCATCTTTTTCGGTCAGTTATATGGTATGAGTGATAACATTAGTTACAATCTAGCTGAAAATGGCTATAATGTTGCTAAATACTTGCCATTTGGACCTGTAAAAGATGTTATGCCTTACCTTATTCGTAGAGCAGAAGAGAATACTTCGGTTGCAGGACAAACAAATAGAGAGTTAACACTTTTAAAAACAGAGCGTAAGAGAAGAAAAGGATAG
- a CDS encoding ABC transporter ATP-binding protein: MARFKEDDLPKSKITATSLNKATIIFKYAGNHQWKFYVGLVFLLFTGATALAFPKLMGMLIDCVKNKDNSEANTIALGLVVILFLQSICSFFRLSLFVNFTENTLANLRSALYSNLVKLPMSFFSQKRVGELNSRISADITQIQDTLTSTIAEFLRQFILIIGGVILLATESLKLTLLMLSVVPLVAFAAVIFGRFIRKYSKKVQDQVAESQVIVEETMQGISIVKAFANEWYEIARYNGKIKEVVKLAIKGGKYRGYFASFIIFCLFGAIVAVVWYGVRLSIAGEMSVGQLISFVLYSTFVGASFGGIAELYAQIQKAIGATERVFELLDESPEKINSHQKSTAIEKIQGNVTFKNVQFSYPSRKEIMVLKDVNFTAKFGQKIAIVGPSGAGKSTISSLLLRFYDIDAGEIIVDGKNIYDYDLENLRGNMSIVPQDVILFGGTIRENIAYGKPEASEEEILLAAKQANAFNFIEGFPEKFDTLVGERGIKLSGGQRQRIAIARALLKNPSILILDEATSSLDSESEKLVQEALEILMQGRTSIIIAHRLSTIRSADQILVLDNGVISEQGTHQELIALENGTYKNLSNLQFSNS; encoded by the coding sequence ATGGCAAGATTCAAAGAAGATGATTTACCAAAATCAAAAATAACAGCTACTTCACTCAATAAAGCAACAATTATATTTAAATATGCAGGAAACCACCAATGGAAATTTTATGTTGGTTTGGTTTTTCTACTCTTTACAGGAGCAACAGCATTGGCTTTTCCTAAATTAATGGGAATGTTAATTGATTGTGTTAAAAACAAAGACAACTCCGAAGCCAATACGATCGCACTAGGATTGGTTGTTATCCTTTTTTTACAATCCATCTGTTCTTTCTTCAGATTATCATTATTTGTAAATTTTACTGAAAACACACTAGCTAACTTACGTTCGGCACTATATAGCAATTTGGTAAAACTGCCAATGTCTTTCTTTTCTCAAAAGCGTGTGGGAGAACTAAATAGCCGAATCAGTGCTGACATTACTCAAATACAAGATACATTAACATCGACAATCGCCGAATTCCTTCGTCAGTTTATACTAATTATAGGAGGGGTTATTTTATTGGCTACCGAAAGTTTAAAACTAACTTTATTAATGCTTTCAGTTGTACCGCTTGTGGCATTCGCAGCAGTTATTTTTGGTCGATTCATTCGTAAATACTCTAAAAAAGTACAAGATCAGGTTGCCGAAAGTCAGGTAATTGTTGAAGAAACAATGCAAGGAATTAGCATAGTAAAAGCATTCGCTAATGAATGGTATGAAATTGCCCGTTATAACGGAAAAATCAAAGAAGTAGTAAAACTAGCAATCAAAGGTGGCAAATACCGTGGTTATTTTGCTTCATTTATTATTTTCTGTTTGTTTGGAGCAATCGTAGCAGTGGTTTGGTATGGTGTACGATTGAGTATTGCTGGCGAAATGAGTGTAGGACAATTAATTTCGTTTGTACTCTACTCTACTTTTGTTGGAGCTTCGTTTGGTGGAATCGCCGAATTATATGCTCAAATACAAAAAGCAATTGGAGCTACCGAACGTGTTTTTGAATTGTTAGATGAATCTCCAGAGAAGATAAACTCACATCAAAAATCGACTGCAATCGAAAAAATACAAGGAAATGTTACTTTCAAGAATGTACAATTCAGCTATCCGTCAAGAAAAGAAATTATGGTTTTAAAAGACGTTAATTTCACTGCCAAATTTGGTCAGAAAATTGCGATTGTTGGACCTAGTGGAGCTGGAAAATCGACTATATCTTCTTTATTATTGCGTTTTTACGATATTGATGCAGGAGAAATTATTGTTGATGGAAAAAACATCTACGATTATGACTTAGAAAACTTAAGAGGAAACATGAGTATTGTTCCTCAAGACGTTATTTTGTTTGGTGGAACAATCAGAGAAAATATCGCTTATGGTAAACCAGAAGCAAGTGAAGAAGAAATTTTATTGGCTGCCAAACAAGCCAATGCATTTAATTTTATCGAAGGATTCCCTGAGAAATTCGATACACTGGTTGGAGAAAGGGGAATTAAGCTTTCAGGAGGACAACGTCAGCGTATAGCAATTGCTCGTGCCTTGCTTAAAAACCCAAGTATCTTGATTCTTGATGAAGCAACATCTTCATTAGATAGTGAAAGTGAAAAATTAGTTCAGGAAGCATTAGAAATTTTGATGCAAGGAAGAACAAGTATTATCATTGCACATCGATTATCAACCATTCGTAGTGCCGATCAAATCTTAGTTCTTGATAATGGAGTAATCTCGGAACAAGGAACACACCAAGAATTAATTGCTTTAGAAAACGGAACATATAAAAACTTAAGCAATTTACAGTTTAGTAATTCTTAG
- a CDS encoding helix-turn-helix domain-containing protein, translating into MENKPPIRLKTITEFHKLWELPKLEHPLISVVDYKQINHSLVGSDQALIMDYYSITIKRDLGVKIIYGQESFDFDEGLMFFMAPNQVFKIEKEIRNTTNHSGWILLIHPDFLWNSPLAKTIKKYEFFNYSMHEALFLSEKEEGMIINIIQNIQLEYHSNIDTFSQNIIISQLETLLNYSERFYQRQFITRKTANHKILERIENLLDTYFDDDLSNKGLPTVKFIAESLNISPSYMSGLLKLLTGQSTQQHIQNKILEKAKEKLSTTNLSVGEIAYELGFEHSQSFNKFFKTKTKLSPLEFRTSFN; encoded by the coding sequence ATGGAAAATAAACCACCCATCCGATTAAAAACAATCACAGAGTTTCACAAACTTTGGGAATTGCCAAAACTAGAACATCCATTGATTAGTGTTGTCGATTATAAACAAATCAACCATTCGCTGGTAGGCTCTGATCAGGCTCTGATAATGGATTATTATTCCATCACAATCAAACGCGATTTGGGTGTGAAGATAATTTACGGACAGGAATCTTTCGATTTTGATGAAGGCTTGATGTTTTTTATGGCACCAAATCAAGTGTTTAAAATTGAGAAAGAAATAAGAAATACGACTAATCACTCAGGTTGGATTTTATTGATACATCCAGATTTTCTTTGGAATTCACCTTTGGCCAAAACCATTAAAAAGTACGAATTCTTTAATTATTCAATGCATGAAGCTTTATTTCTTTCAGAAAAAGAAGAAGGAATGATTATCAATATCATTCAAAATATTCAGCTCGAATATCATTCGAATATTGATACTTTCAGTCAGAACATCATTATTTCCCAGTTAGAAACTTTATTGAATTATTCTGAGCGGTTTTACCAAAGACAATTTATTACCCGAAAAACAGCGAATCACAAGATATTAGAACGCATAGAAAATTTACTCGACACTTACTTTGACGATGATTTATCAAACAAAGGTTTGCCAACAGTGAAATTTATTGCCGAAAGTCTGAATATTTCACCCAGTTATATGAGCGGTTTGCTAAAATTACTGACTGGTCAAAGTACGCAACAGCACATTCAAAACAAAATTTTAGAAAAAGCAAAGGAAAAACTCTCTACTACGAATTTATCTGTTGGCGAGATTGCATATGAATTAGGCTTTGAACATTCACAATCATTCAACAAATTTTTTAAGACCAAAACAAAACTCTCTCCGTTAGAATTTAGGACTTCTTTCAATTAA
- a CDS encoding aldo/keto reductase yields MKKTITIGASTNNSITINRLGYGTMRLPGDFVWGEPKNKDEALEILRTASSKGINFLDTADFYGDDITNKLIAEALYPYNDDLLICTKVGAGRTPDKGWCVFDTPENLRTSIERNLKTLKLEQLPLVHFRVMPNSETPFKESLQTMFDMQKEGKILHIGLSNVSPEELEIGLSMGNIVSVENAFGYWQRTSFESHGMQIRGLQEVMPLCIANNITMVPFWSLLNSLPKNDDKIAVIAEKYKVSTAQLNIAWLLHFNDLILPIPGTSQLKHFEENIAALDIQITEEDMAFLA; encoded by the coding sequence ATGAAAAAGACAATAACAATCGGAGCAAGCACCAATAATTCTATTACTATTAATCGACTGGGTTATGGTACGATGCGACTACCTGGCGACTTTGTTTGGGGAGAACCAAAAAACAAAGACGAAGCTTTAGAAATATTAAGAACTGCAAGTAGCAAAGGCATTAACTTTCTGGACACTGCAGATTTTTATGGTGATGACATCACAAACAAACTCATTGCAGAAGCACTCTATCCGTACAATGATGATTTATTGATTTGTACTAAAGTGGGGGCTGGAAGAACTCCAGATAAAGGCTGGTGCGTATTTGATACTCCGGAAAATTTAAGAACAAGCATCGAAAGAAATTTAAAAACATTGAAGTTAGAACAGCTTCCATTGGTTCATTTTAGAGTAATGCCTAATTCTGAAACCCCTTTTAAAGAGTCTTTACAAACCATGTTTGATATGCAAAAAGAAGGGAAAATTCTGCATATTGGATTAAGTAATGTGAGCCCTGAAGAATTAGAAATTGGATTATCTATGGGAAATATTGTAAGTGTGGAAAATGCTTTTGGTTACTGGCAAAGGACAAGTTTCGAGTCGCACGGCATGCAAATCAGAGGACTGCAGGAAGTGATGCCTTTGTGTATTGCCAATAATATTACGATGGTTCCGTTTTGGTCTCTGCTAAACTCTTTGCCAAAAAACGATGATAAAATAGCTGTAATTGCCGAAAAATATAAGGTAAGTACTGCTCAGTTAAATATTGCATGGCTGTTGCATTTTAACGATTTGATTCTGCCAATTCCGGGGACTTCTCAATTGAAACATTTTGAAGAAAACATAGCTGCCCTTGACATTCAAATAACAGAAGAGGATATGGCTTTTTTAGCATAG
- a CDS encoding alpha/beta hydrolase family protein has protein sequence MKTENFETICKDGTQLNGTLFIPDSPKAVVQFNCGTGTSEKIYLSFLTYLAENGYLCCLWNYRGTKKTDNLKNSNIKFSDYGTKDIPAIKAFLDNRFPNLPFLFIGHSAGGQQIGFVNDLTNVIGNINIAVSSGYYPNMPFGYRMKAYFFFYIFSPISALLTGFVKAKPYGLMENLPKKVVSEWRDWLEKQDYFFDKNFYGKTVPTGNFKNFKFPIHVYYATDDTISNAKNINAFWRNVKSEKEISFTELTPGEFGLKKIDHFGYFRKTMKDKLWTDVVRRLDNLLLLQKENDKQF, from the coding sequence ATGAAAACAGAAAATTTTGAAACCATTTGTAAAGACGGAACACAACTCAATGGTACTTTGTTCATACCAGATAGCCCTAAAGCGGTAGTGCAGTTTAATTGCGGAACTGGTACTTCAGAAAAAATTTATCTGTCATTTTTGACTTACTTAGCTGAAAACGGATATTTGTGTTGCCTTTGGAATTATCGAGGAACCAAAAAAACGGATAATCTCAAAAACAGCAATATTAAATTTTCAGATTATGGAACAAAAGATATACCTGCCATAAAAGCATTTTTAGACAATAGATTTCCAAATTTGCCTTTCCTCTTTATTGGACACAGCGCTGGCGGACAGCAAATAGGTTTCGTCAATGATTTGACTAATGTAATAGGAAACATCAATATTGCAGTTTCATCAGGTTATTATCCCAATATGCCTTTTGGGTACAGGATGAAAGCGTATTTTTTCTTCTATATTTTTTCGCCAATTAGTGCTTTACTTACTGGTTTTGTAAAGGCAAAACCATATGGATTAATGGAAAATCTCCCTAAAAAGGTAGTGTCTGAATGGCGTGATTGGTTAGAAAAGCAAGATTATTTCTTCGACAAAAACTTTTACGGTAAAACGGTTCCAACAGGAAATTTCAAGAATTTCAAGTTTCCTATACACGTTTATTATGCAACAGACGATACGATTTCGAATGCAAAAAATATAAATGCATTTTGGAGGAATGTAAAGAGTGAAAAAGAAATAAGCTTTACTGAACTCACGCCCGGTGAGTTTGGACTGAAAAAGATTGACCATTTTGGATATTTTAGAAAAACGATGAAAGACAAACTTTGGACAGATGTGGTCAGACGATTAGATAATTTATTGCTATTACAAAAAGAAAATGACAAACAATTTTAA
- a CDS encoding winged helix-turn-helix transcriptional regulator, which produces MENNLKTIPASDESCPVRASLSLLSGKWTLMILFQINENVIRYGELKRAVIGISEKMLIQELNMLVEHKLVSKKVYPQIPPKVEYQLTELGKKTLPIVDQLAQFGLENLL; this is translated from the coding sequence ATGGAAAATAATTTAAAAACAATTCCAGCTTCTGATGAAAGTTGTCCTGTAAGAGCGTCTTTGTCACTGTTAAGTGGTAAATGGACGTTGATGATACTGTTTCAAATTAATGAAAATGTCATAAGGTATGGTGAACTGAAAAGAGCAGTTATAGGCATCAGTGAAAAGATGCTTATACAAGAGTTAAATATGCTTGTTGAACACAAATTGGTCAGTAAAAAAGTGTATCCCCAAATTCCGCCAAAAGTAGAATATCAGCTGACTGAACTAGGAAAAAAAACGTTACCAATTGTAGATCAATTGGCTCAATTTGGTCTAGAAAATTTACTTTAA
- a CDS encoding nuclear transport factor 2 family protein, with product MTPIEVVEGYAIALSKGDIPTVFSYFNPDAKWHQPGNNQFSGTKNGLEAIGKMLSDMMGATQGSLVIKPTGAMMVNGNLVSFPIQFSAESGNKTVDMKGIDLFEVVDGKIINVWLFSENQHLEDEFWK from the coding sequence ATGACACCAATAGAAGTAGTAGAAGGGTATGCAATAGCACTTTCAAAAGGAGATATACCTACAGTATTCTCTTATTTTAATCCTGATGCAAAATGGCATCAGCCGGGAAATAATCAGTTTTCTGGAACAAAAAATGGTCTAGAAGCCATTGGTAAAATGCTTTCTGATATGATGGGAGCAACTCAAGGAAGTTTGGTCATTAAACCTACTGGAGCAATGATGGTTAATGGCAACTTAGTATCTTTCCCTATACAATTTAGTGCTGAAAGCGGGAATAAAACTGTCGATATGAAAGGTATCGATTTGTTTGAAGTTGTAGATGGCAAAATAATTAATGTATGGTTGTTTTCAGAAAATCAACACCTAGAAGATGAATTTTGGAAATAA
- a CDS encoding histone H1, with amino-acid sequence MKDLVSKINAEFETFKTESESLIEKGVKAAGPRARKSTLEIEKLLKEFRKVSVEESKK; translated from the coding sequence ATGAAAGATTTAGTATCAAAAATCAATGCAGAATTCGAAACATTTAAAACAGAATCAGAATCACTAATTGAAAAAGGTGTGAAAGCTGCTGGGCCAAGAGCACGTAAATCAACTTTAGAGATTGAAAAACTATTAAAAGAGTTTAGAAAAGTTTCTGTAGAAGAATCTAAAAAATAA
- a CDS encoding toxin-antitoxin system YwqK family antitoxin, which produces MNRILLIIILFITLSSCNSQKEFYENGNLKAKGKVTNNERNGKWKLFYENGKTYQIGAYLNGKEIGEWKIFHENGKINQIGKFNDGKQTGEWLFFHSNGYREGIGTLNNGKKIGVWKWYFNNGQIQTERKWNDGKLIEIISCYDGKGNIMDKGTFANGNGTMKLYDIDGKLLETIKYKNGEYVK; this is translated from the coding sequence ATGAATAGAATATTATTAATTATTATATTATTTATCACTTTATCCTCTTGTAATTCACAAAAGGAATTTTATGAAAACGGAAATTTAAAGGCTAAAGGAAAAGTTACCAATAATGAGAGAAATGGAAAGTGGAAACTTTTCTATGAGAACGGAAAAACGTATCAAATTGGAGCATATTTAAACGGAAAAGAAATTGGCGAATGGAAAATATTTCACGAAAACGGAAAAATAAACCAAATCGGAAAATTTAATGATGGAAAACAAACTGGCGAATGGCTTTTTTTTCATTCCAATGGTTATCGAGAAGGAATTGGAACTTTAAATAATGGTAAGAAAATTGGAGTTTGGAAATGGTATTTTAATAATGGCCAAATTCAAACAGAAAGAAAATGGAATGACGGAAAACTAATTGAAATTATTAGTTGTTATGACGGAAAAGGAAATATAATGGATAAAGGTACTTTTGCAAATGGAAATGGAACGATGAAATTATATGATATTGACGGAAAATTATTAGAAACAATAAAATACAAAAATGGAGAATACGTAAAATAA